The proteins below come from a single Geobacillus thermoleovorans genomic window:
- the ftsZ gene encoding cell division protein FtsZ has protein sequence MLEFETTVDQLATIKVIGVGGGGNNAVNRMIEHGVQGVEFIAVNTDAQALNLSKAPIKLQIGAKLTRGLGAGANPEVGKKAAEESKEQIEEALRGADMVFVTAGMGGGTGTGAAPVIAQIARELGALTVGVVTRPFTFEGRKRATQAASGIAAMKEAVDTLIVIPNDRLLEIVDKNTPMLEAFREADNVLRQGVQGISDLIAVPGLINLDFADVKTIMSNKGSALMGIGIASGENRAAEAAKKAISSPLLETSIDGAQGVLMNITGGMNLSLYEVQEAADIVASAADQEVNMIFGSVINENLKDEIIVTVIATGFNENVASQPRPPRIGIGTVPKAAPAPKREKREEPIQDYAALRSGQAEDPLDIPAFLRNRNRRR, from the coding sequence ATGTTGGAGTTTGAGACAACAGTCGATCAGTTGGCAACGATCAAGGTGATTGGAGTCGGGGGCGGCGGCAACAACGCCGTCAATCGGATGATTGAGCATGGGGTGCAAGGTGTAGAGTTTATTGCGGTCAATACGGATGCACAGGCGCTCAACTTGTCGAAGGCGCCGATCAAGCTGCAAATCGGGGCGAAGCTGACACGCGGCTTGGGCGCGGGGGCAAACCCAGAAGTTGGAAAAAAAGCAGCTGAGGAGAGCAAAGAGCAAATTGAAGAAGCGCTTCGCGGCGCCGATATGGTGTTTGTCACCGCTGGCATGGGCGGCGGCACGGGAACTGGCGCTGCCCCGGTCATCGCCCAAATTGCGCGCGAGTTAGGGGCGCTTACGGTCGGCGTTGTTACGCGCCCGTTTACGTTTGAGGGGCGCAAGCGGGCGACGCAGGCCGCAAGCGGCATCGCCGCCATGAAAGAGGCGGTCGATACGCTCATCGTCATTCCGAACGATCGATTGCTTGAGATTGTCGACAAAAATACGCCGATGCTTGAGGCGTTCCGCGAAGCGGACAATGTGCTGCGCCAAGGGGTGCAAGGCATTTCCGATTTGATCGCCGTGCCGGGGTTGATCAACCTTGACTTCGCTGATGTGAAGACGATCATGTCGAATAAAGGTTCGGCATTGATGGGGATTGGCATCGCCAGCGGCGAAAACCGAGCTGCTGAGGCAGCAAAAAAAGCCATTTCCAGCCCGCTGTTGGAGACGTCGATCGACGGCGCGCAAGGGGTGCTCATGAACATCACCGGCGGCATGAACTTAAGTTTGTACGAAGTGCAGGAGGCTGCCGACATCGTCGCTTCGGCGGCCGACCAAGAAGTGAACATGATCTTCGGCTCCGTTATTAATGAGAACTTAAAGGACGAGATCATCGTGACGGTCATTGCGACCGGATTCAACGAAAACGTCGCTTCGCAGCCGCGGCCGCCGCGCATTGGCATCGGCACTGTGCCGAAAGCGGCGCCGGCGCCAAAGCGGGAGAAGCGCGAAGAGCCGATACAAGACTATGCGGCGCTCCGCTCGGGGCAAGCAGAAGATCCGCTTGACATTCCCGCTTTCTTGCGCAACCGCAACCGCCGCCGCTAG
- a CDS encoding small basic family protein has product MWLPLLGLLLGFAIGVFAGWEVPDEYSNYLSIAILAAFDTLIGGWRAHLQRTYDETVFITGFFFNIVLAATLTFLGVHLGVDLYLAAVFAFGVRLFQNIAIIRRLWLAEWAKRRYNREKS; this is encoded by the coding sequence ATGTGGCTTCCGCTTCTCGGATTGCTTCTTGGGTTTGCCATCGGCGTTTTCGCCGGCTGGGAAGTTCCCGATGAATATTCCAATTATTTGTCGATTGCCATTTTGGCCGCCTTTGATACATTAATCGGAGGATGGCGCGCCCACCTGCAGCGGACGTACGACGAAACCGTATTTATAACCGGGTTTTTTTTCAACATTGTTCTGGCCGCAACTTTAACTTTTCTTGGGGTGCATCTTGGTGTAGACTTGTATTTAGCGGCTGTGTTCGCCTTCGGCGTCCGCTTGTTTCAAAACATTGCCATCATCCGCCGCCTTTGGCTTGCTGAGTGGGCCAAGCGGCGGTACAATCGCGAAAAAAGTTAG
- the ftsA gene encoding cell division protein FtsA → MSSNEIVVSLDVGTSSVKVIIGEMLGSSINIIGVGNVKAEGLKKGAIVDIDKTVQSIRRAVEQAERMVGLSIRRVIVGVAGSHIQLHDCHGIVAVASENREISDEDVARVIDAAQVVSIPPDREIIGVVPRQFIVDGLDGIHDPRGMLGVRLEMEGTMVTGAKTVLHNLLRCVERAGLEISDICLQPLAAGSLVLSDDERHLGAALVDLGGGSTTVAVFEQGTLQAVSSLPVGGEHITKDLAIGLRTTTDDAEKIKLKHGHAFYDYASEEEVFSVPIMGTDQHQQFSQLEIADIIEARLEEILQMVQQEVRRLGFRDLPGGYVLTGGVANMPGLLELAHVVLGTSVRIAMPDYIGVRDPQYTIGVGLLKFAYRQAQLQGKTVPVAVAVEPVERSSPKQQSKPKKKEDHFGKKVKRFFGSFFE, encoded by the coding sequence ATGAGCAGCAATGAGATCGTCGTTAGCCTGGATGTCGGAACATCGAGCGTGAAAGTCATCATCGGGGAAATGCTAGGCAGCTCCATCAATATTATCGGGGTGGGCAATGTCAAAGCGGAAGGGCTCAAAAAAGGGGCGATTGTTGATATAGATAAAACGGTGCAGTCGATCAGACGGGCCGTCGAGCAAGCGGAGCGGATGGTCGGTTTATCGATCCGCCGTGTGATCGTCGGGGTGGCCGGCAGCCATATTCAGCTCCATGACTGCCACGGCATTGTCGCCGTCGCGAGCGAAAACCGGGAAATCAGCGATGAAGATGTCGCCCGCGTCATCGATGCCGCGCAAGTTGTCTCTATTCCTCCCGATCGGGAAATCATCGGCGTCGTTCCGCGCCAGTTTATCGTCGACGGGTTGGACGGCATTCATGATCCGCGCGGCATGCTCGGCGTCCGCTTGGAAATGGAAGGCACTATGGTGACTGGTGCGAAGACGGTATTACATAATCTTCTTCGCTGTGTGGAGCGGGCAGGCTTGGAAATCAGCGATATTTGTCTTCAGCCGCTGGCGGCCGGTTCGCTCGTGCTGTCCGATGACGAACGGCATTTGGGGGCGGCGCTCGTTGACCTGGGAGGCGGCTCGACAACGGTCGCTGTCTTTGAGCAAGGGACGTTGCAAGCTGTCTCTTCGCTGCCGGTCGGCGGGGAGCACATTACGAAAGACTTGGCCATCGGATTGCGGACGACAACGGACGATGCCGAAAAAATCAAACTGAAGCACGGACATGCATTTTACGACTACGCTTCGGAGGAAGAAGTGTTCAGCGTGCCGATCATGGGCACCGATCAACACCAGCAGTTCAGCCAGCTGGAGATCGCCGATATTATTGAGGCGAGACTGGAAGAAATTTTGCAAATGGTTCAGCAGGAAGTGCGTCGTCTCGGGTTTCGCGATCTCCCCGGCGGCTATGTGCTGACCGGCGGCGTCGCCAATATGCCAGGGTTGCTTGAGCTGGCCCACGTCGTTTTAGGGACGAGCGTCCGCATTGCCATGCCGGATTATATCGGTGTGCGCGACCCGCAGTATACGATCGGCGTTGGCTTGCTCAAGTTCGCCTACCGGCAGGCGCAGCTGCAAGGGAAAACGGTCCCGGTTGCCGTTGCGGTGGAGCCGGTCGAGCGCTCCTCGCCAAAACAGCAGTCGAAACCGAAAAAGAAAGAAGACCATTTTGGGAAGAAGGTCAAGAGATTTTTTGGTTCTTTCTTTGAATAG